The Mailhella massiliensis DNA segment GGCGTATGGTCGCCATAAGGTTCAGCACCAGCTCGGGATATTCCCTGTAAAATTCAGGGTCGGACAGCAGGGAATATTCGAAGCGCACGCTCTGCACCTGTTCCAGACAGCGGTAGGACACATGGTTGTTCACCTGGGAAACGGCCGGCAGCTCATTGACGAGACAGAGCGGTCCGGCCTCGAACATGGTCCATTCCCTGCCTGCCGCGTTCAGGCACTGCATGGCGATGCGCCCGCTGAGAATGAGATGAAAAAAACGGCATCCTTCCACGCGCAGGCAGTCGTGCGGAAGATACTGTTCCTTCTCGCCGAGACATACGGCGGCAAGCCATGGCGCATTCAACTGTTCCAGACTGCGTTCCGGGGCGGAAGAAGCGGCGGACATGTTTTCTCCTTGGGCAGCAGCGTCGTTTCCATGCGGCTCAGGGCGCAGAGCCGGTCAATGTCGAGCAGGGGAATGCGCCCGTTTTCACGTTTGCCGACGATACCCCTCTCCCGCAGGGAAAAAGCAGGCGACACAGCGTTTCCTGCGTGACGCCGATGAGCGCCGCCATATCCTTCTGGGTCAGCGGAGGGGGCGACTGCGCCTCGAAGGAAAGCAGAAGACGGCACAGACGCGCGCCCGCAGAGCTGAAGGAAAAGGCGTGCGCCCGATACAGAAAAAGAAGATTGAGTCTGGCAAGAGAATGTACGGCGTTGACGAACAGCTCCGGGTGACGCCGGACAAACTCGGCCTGCGGCATGTCGTCGCACCTCAGCCGGTACAGACAGACCGGCTTTTCCGCGCTGATTCTGCAGGGAAAGGCGGCTTCCCCCTGTTCAAAAAAGGCGAAATGCAGCAGGCACTGGGGCCCCATCAGCAG contains these protein-coding regions:
- a CDS encoding Crp/Fnr family transcriptional regulator, which gives rise to MSAASSAPERSLEQLNAPWLAAVCLGEKEQYLPHDCLRVEGCRFFHLILSGRIAMQCLNAAGREWTMFEAGPLCLVNELPAVSQVNNHVSYRCLEQVQSVRFEYSLLSDPEFYREYPELVLNLMATIRRKLFFFSDYASDAVEGFALERICRLLVRMTDGRAGTFCSGQGQKELAVQAGLHPSSVSRIIRQLRERNIVGAFTRRRLEILQPEALAMLAGLRGKGSPQGHTGVADEEESLSPPRP
- a CDS encoding Crp/Fnr family transcriptional regulator; translated protein: MHTVYVERLNRPWKSLMETGKREAVKASARNPVDIVPERNELLFLHSGMVRLYDASARSNGRIMLLMGPQCLLHFAFFEQGEAAFPCRISAEKPVCLYRLRCDDMPQAEFVRRHPELFVNAVHSLARLNLLFLYRAHAFSFSSAGARLCRLLLSFEAQSPPPLTQKDMAALIGVTQETLCRLLFPCGRGVSSANVKTGAFPCSTLTGSAP